The DNA sequence GCTCGAACAGTTACTCGGCGCCCAGAGCCGCGACGAGCAAGTCGCGACTGCCCGCGCCCTGGATCGGGTCCTGCTGTCGCAGCACTACATGATTCCCAACTGGTACCTCAATTCTCACCGCCTGGCGTACCGCAACCGGTTCGCCTTCGTCACCACGCCGCCCTATACATTGGGTTTACGTGCCTGGTGGCAGAAGCCTTCGGAGAAAGCCCAATGATGTCCCTGCGCAACCTGCGTCTGCCGGCATGCGGACTGCTGCTGGCCTGCCTGGCCAACCTGGCCCATGCCACCGCGCAACACGCCGTGACCCTGTACAACGAAGCGCCGAAATACCCGGCCAGCTTCCAGCACTTCGACTTCGTCAATCCCGATGCGCCCAAGGGCGGCACCTTTCGCCAGGCCGGTTTCGGCGGCTTCGACAGCCTTAACCCGTTCATCAACAAGGGCGTGCCGGCCGACGACATCGGCCTGATCTACGACACCCTGGCCCGCCAGAGCCTGGATGAGCCCTTCACCGAGTACGGCCTGGTGGCCGGCAAGATCGAAAAGGCCCCGGACAACAGCTGGGTACGCTTCTACCTGCGCCCCGAAGCGCGTTTTCACGATGGCCACCCGATGCGCGCCGATGACGTCGTGTTCAGCTTCCAGACCCTGATCAAGAGCGGCGCGCCCTTGTACCGTGGCTATTATGCCGACGTTGCCGAAGTCGTGGCCGAAGACCCGCTGCACGTGCTGTTCAAATTCAAGCACAGCAACAACCGCGAGCTGCCGCTGATCCTCGGGCAGCTGCCGGTATTGCCCAAGCATTGGTGGGAAACCCGCGATTTCAACAAAGGTAACCTGGAGATACCGCTGGGCAGCGGCCCCTACAAGGTGGCCTCGGTCAAGGCCGGCCGCTCGATCCGCTATGAGCGGGTCAAGGATTACTGGGGCAAGGACTTGCCGATCAATCGCGGCCTCTACAATTTCGACGTCATGACCACCGACTATTATCGGGACAACACCGTTGCACTCGAAGCCCTCAAGGCCGGGCAGTTCGACTATTGGCTGGAAACGAGCGCCAAGAATTGGGCAACGGCCTACGATACGCCGGCGGTGCGCGAAGGGCGCCTGATTCGCGAACAAATCCCCAACGGCAACCCGACCGGCATGCAAGGGTTCATCTACAACCTGCGTCGTCCGGTGTTCCAGGATGTGCGGGTACGCGAAGCCTTGAGCCTGCTGCTGGATTTCGAATGGACCAACAAGCAGTTGTTCAACGGCGCCTACACCCGCACCGGCAGCTACTTCGAGAACTCGGAGATGGCCGCTCGCGGGCTGCCGGACAAGGACGAGCTGAAGATTCTCGAACCCTTTCGCGGCAAGATCCCCGAGCAAGTGTTCGACAAGACCTTCGAGAATCCGGTCAGCGATGGCAGCGGCATGATCCGCGCCCAACAGCGCAAGGCGTACCAGTTGCTGCAGGAAGCCGGATGGCGCATCGTCGACGATAAAATGGTCGACGCCCAGGGCAAACCGGTGTCGATCGAGTTCCTGCTGGCCCAGACCGAATTCGAGCGCGTGCTGCTGCCGTTCAAGCGCAATCTCTCGGACCTGGGCATCGACCTGGTGATTCGCCGCGTCGACGTCTCGCAGTACATCAACCGCCTGCGCTCAAGGGATTTTGACATGATTGTTGGCGGCTTCCCCCAGTCCAATTCCCCCGGTAACGAACAGCGCGAGTTCTGGCAGTCGTCCAGCGCCGACAGCCCCGGCAGCCGCAATTACATCGGCCTGCGCGACCCGGCCATCGACAGCCTGGTCGAAAGCCTGATCAACGCCGATTCGCGGCAGAACCTGGTGGCCCATGCCCGCGC is a window from the Pseudomonas sp. LS1212 genome containing:
- a CDS encoding extracellular solute-binding protein; this encodes MMSLRNLRLPACGLLLACLANLAHATAQHAVTLYNEAPKYPASFQHFDFVNPDAPKGGTFRQAGFGGFDSLNPFINKGVPADDIGLIYDTLARQSLDEPFTEYGLVAGKIEKAPDNSWVRFYLRPEARFHDGHPMRADDVVFSFQTLIKSGAPLYRGYYADVAEVVAEDPLHVLFKFKHSNNRELPLILGQLPVLPKHWWETRDFNKGNLEIPLGSGPYKVASVKAGRSIRYERVKDYWGKDLPINRGLYNFDVMTTDYYRDNTVALEALKAGQFDYWLETSAKNWATAYDTPAVREGRLIREQIPNGNPTGMQGFIYNLRRPVFQDVRVREALSLLLDFEWTNKQLFNGAYTRTGSYFENSEMAARGLPDKDELKILEPFRGKIPEQVFDKTFENPVSDGSGMIRAQQRKAYQLLQEAGWRIVDDKMVDAQGKPVSIEFLLAQTEFERVLLPFKRNLSDLGIDLVIRRVDVSQYINRLRSRDFDMIVGGFPQSNSPGNEQREFWQSSSADSPGSRNYIGLRDPAIDSLVESLINADSRQNLVAHARALDRILLWGYYLIPNWHIKTWRVAYWDHIGHPQVAPKYDVGTSTWWLKPDAKPAVTPEPQAQAEPASMEQ